One region of Acidobacteriota bacterium genomic DNA includes:
- a CDS encoding amino acid adenylation domain-containing protein produces MRWSSLVDLLTERARELPEQRAYTFLDDAGEAEATLTFGDLDRRARAIASALQAAGLGGQRAMLLYAPGIEFVAAFFGCLYAGVVAVPGYPPRSRRSLPRLMTVAQDARAAVALTTAGLKAKFTALAGDLPDLAAIHWLATDEVPLAAAESWRQPSVEASTLAFLQYTSGSTSAPKGVMVSHGNLLHNEELIRRAFDQSRESVICGWLPLYHDMGLIGNVLQPLYVGAPCYLLSPFAFLQRPRLWLEVIGRYGATTSGGPNFAYDLCVRKIPPAERAGLDLTSWRVAFNGAEPVRAGTLERFATAFADCGFDRRAFLPCYGLAEGTLFVTGEPVAEAPRVRPFEAEALEQGQAIEAPGGRDLVASGVVAGDQRIAIVDPATGQPRAAGEVGEIWLAGPSVTGGYWRRPEATAECFGARLAGEPEASYLRTGDLGFSDGERLFVTGRLKDLIILRGRNHYPQDIELTVEGSHRALRPGCGAAVAHTVEGEERLVVLQEVERSARQVEPAEVFAAVRRAVVEVHQVEPALVVLLKAGSIPKTSSGKVQRRLSRRRWLKGEVEVLASWPAAAGAEEPAPRAARRRAVIAGLTTLAARLLKVAEEEIRPDTPLPLDSLAALELRGEVEASLGVALPLEELFESPSLERLAELIAATPAKEPAAVEEPAVQDKIAGEPAPAWPEEMDLSLGQRALWFLEKVDPGRDAYHIAFAGEVAAGVSRDALADAWQRLTQRHRLLRAGVVEVEGEPRLRVAAAPGELETASFAGDGRDLDGELQRQARRPFDLASGDRLARCRWIDRPGEPPILLFVFHHLVADLGSLAIVAAELARLLAEPAAELAPLTGDYSELVAAQQPDPELGRFWHDELDPLPAALELPLDRSRPPVQRFTAGVERFRVPGDELAAWCRRQGVTPFVALLAAYQAFLGRLSGQRVFCVGAPAAGRDRASRRLVGYYVNPLTLRADLTGEPSFERLAADLKERVRRAVEHQAYPFPRLVEELHPERDASRSPLFQAFFSYARGRTGGGDLGAFALGEAGATLELGPLRFERRALDPQAAAFDLSLAMATRGSELVGSFTYARELFDQATVERWTASFGRFLGELVARPKEPFGRLPLLSSEERRQILVDWNDTLREDSGETFLELFAARVAAHPGQAAVSSGDEVLSYGDLDRASQRLAERLRGRGIGPGDRVGVAVARSPRLLVALLGVLRAGAAYVPLDLAFPAQRLSYMIEDAGLRLVLSEAARADDLPPHRVPVLDLAEAASGDPVADAPRPRPLAGEDTAYVIYTSGSTGRPKGVVVPHRALRNFLLAMAEEPGLAAGQCLLAVTSLSFDISALELYLPLIVGGRVEVAGRDETSDGEALARRLDTCRADAMQATPATWRMLLEAGWRGRPQLAMLCGGEALPGDLAAELLPRGRALWNLYGPTETAVWSACQPVSGEIAGEGSVALGRAIRNTRLLVLDGHGEPLPIGVAGELLIGGRGLADGYLQRPALTAERFVPDPLAGQPGGGAPGARLYRTGDLVRWRSAGVLEFLGRLDHQVKVRGHRIELGEVESVLSAVPGVTQAVAVARRDGGGEAELVAYVTAEESFDVDLLRGLARRSLPEYMVPSRLVRLESFPLTPNGKVDRRALPAPQAARPKVAPQLPAGSLEATLSQIWCDLLGLEAVGLEDSFFDLGGHSLLLGKLRTRLRQELDREVAVVDFFRFPTITSLADFLRGDGVGGGSALRRRRRIAGSLEGDSSVAIVGLAGRFPGAADEAALWQLLTAGREGLRDLTDEELVAAGVSPAQAGEPDYVRRTGVLADFDTFDAAAFGFTAREAELLDPQHRVFLECAVDALDNAGLDPQTYGGAIGVYAGAGLNGYLVHQLAAAAGADTAAAYQVMIGNDKDFLATRLSYELDLSGPSLAVQTACSTSLVAVHLACRSLLAGEADAALAGGVSVAVPHTAGYRYQNGMILSPDGQCRPFAAEAAGTVRASGAGVVVLKRLADAEADGDRIRAVILGSAINNDGRRKIGYTAPSVDRQAEVIAEAQAIAGVAAETVTYVEAHGTGTELGDPIEIAALSQVFGDAREVALGSVKGNLGHLDAAAGVSGLIKTVLALEHGELPPNLHRGEVAEAVRESPFRPVAESTSWQRPDGGRRRAGVSSFGIGGTNAHLVVEEASDPSLAAPAEAGEEALPTAAQAEDDAVPQLVVLSAHDGQALDELGRDLAAHLRSDEAPPLAAVAHTLQTGRRRLAHRRVLVAGDGADAASALDPLDPARVLEARGDDGRGESGRREVVFLFPGQGAQRPAMGSQLYGDEPVFRQVVDRACDHYGTEFDLRAVLFASGEGGGEALRQTRWTQPALFVFETALAELWKSWGISPAAMLGHSLGEYVAAHRAGVFSFEAGLDLVRRRGELIQALPEGSMAAVSAPAETVAPTLPPSLTVAAINDQATCVVAGSGEALEGWIAGSGLRARPLVTSHAFHSPMMAPVEEPLKELFAALPLEAPKIPYVSNLTGTRITAEQATDPAYWAAHLRQPVRFADGLRQLAGDPRRVLLEVGPGETSLTFARRLGEGGTGFAPSALVPTLPVPALAKEEAASLRRALGRLWLGGVDIDWAGLWSQGAPTKVALPAYPWQRQRYWVEKTVSAVTIGGGAAPGEAAVDRLYVPSWKRSLAAAPVPQNGDPPPAHWRIVAPAELPLAAALVRELEARGVAVERVSHLDLGTADSVGDGVLVDLRPGAGAGAESFDHWMALGQALAADPSTVPRQVVAVTAGQLAVTGGETADPDGLALLGPLRVMAQEVPGLVSRHLDLEASAFVTEEAAVADWARTLAAELLDERGDRTVAVRGPYRWLPTFEELPQLADDDFRLRDGVYLVLGAFGTVGRALTSALVDLGAAELLLVGRTAGGTLSADRQEWLRGLEERGVKVHRESLDAADGAALGRLVAAWSERLRGVVEAAGAGGLASARALGEERPESWGRTFAERRALLTALDHALAGVELDFCLLSSSLAGELGGLGYAAYGAAHRWGDAFCERPSRPVPWTSIAWDNWRGPGAEGPEALDGERGGALLRRVLASRQTGRVLALVGDLATRYQRSVEQPAEARQPLVGGAAAQQRPDLQSPFVAPGDALEKALAEIWSRALGVAPVGIHDNFFELGGTSLVGIQTMAEVNQRFAAEVPAVGLYEGPTIHALAELLRAALPGAANGDPAPEAKLSAGQARGDRRRQAARRRSSRVPVGGEGR; encoded by the coding sequence ATGCGTTGGTCCAGCCTGGTGGATTTGCTGACGGAGCGTGCCCGGGAGCTTCCCGAGCAGCGCGCCTACACCTTCCTCGACGACGCCGGAGAGGCCGAGGCGACGCTCACCTTCGGTGATCTCGATCGCCGGGCGCGGGCGATCGCGTCGGCCCTCCAGGCCGCCGGCCTCGGCGGCCAGCGGGCGATGCTGCTCTACGCCCCGGGGATCGAGTTCGTCGCCGCCTTCTTCGGCTGCCTGTATGCCGGCGTGGTGGCGGTGCCGGGCTACCCGCCGCGCTCGCGGCGCAGCCTGCCGCGCCTGATGACGGTGGCGCAGGACGCGCGCGCCGCCGTCGCCCTGACCACCGCCGGCTTGAAGGCCAAGTTCACCGCCCTGGCCGGCGACCTGCCGGACCTGGCGGCGATCCACTGGCTGGCCACCGACGAGGTCCCGCTGGCGGCGGCGGAGAGCTGGCGCCAACCGAGCGTCGAGGCCTCGACCCTGGCCTTCCTGCAGTACACCTCGGGCTCGACCTCGGCTCCCAAGGGAGTGATGGTCTCGCACGGCAATCTGCTCCACAACGAGGAGCTCATTCGCCGTGCCTTCGATCAATCCCGGGAGTCGGTGATCTGCGGTTGGCTGCCGCTCTACCACGACATGGGGTTGATCGGGAACGTGCTGCAGCCTCTGTACGTCGGTGCGCCCTGCTACCTGCTGTCGCCCTTCGCCTTCCTGCAGCGGCCGCGCCTGTGGCTCGAGGTGATCGGTCGCTACGGCGCCACCACCAGCGGTGGACCGAACTTCGCTTACGACCTGTGCGTGCGCAAGATTCCGCCGGCGGAGCGCGCCGGCCTCGACCTGACGAGCTGGCGGGTGGCCTTCAACGGCGCCGAGCCGGTGCGCGCCGGAACCCTCGAGCGCTTCGCGACGGCCTTCGCCGACTGCGGCTTCGATCGCCGTGCCTTCCTACCTTGCTACGGCCTGGCCGAGGGCACCCTCTTCGTCACCGGCGAGCCGGTGGCCGAGGCGCCGCGGGTGCGGCCCTTCGAGGCCGAGGCCCTCGAGCAAGGCCAGGCGATCGAAGCGCCCGGCGGGCGAGACCTGGTGGCTTCCGGGGTGGTCGCCGGCGACCAGCGCATCGCGATCGTCGATCCCGCCACGGGGCAACCGCGGGCGGCGGGAGAGGTGGGGGAGATCTGGCTCGCAGGACCCAGCGTCACCGGTGGCTACTGGCGCCGTCCCGAGGCCACCGCCGAGTGCTTCGGAGCGCGCCTGGCGGGTGAGCCGGAGGCCTCCTACCTGCGCACCGGCGACCTCGGCTTCAGCGATGGCGAGCGATTGTTCGTCACCGGTCGCCTCAAGGACCTGATCATTCTGCGCGGGCGCAACCATTACCCCCAGGACATCGAGCTGACGGTCGAGGGCAGCCACCGGGCGCTGCGGCCGGGCTGCGGTGCCGCCGTAGCTCACACCGTCGAAGGCGAGGAGCGCTTGGTGGTGCTGCAGGAGGTCGAGCGCAGCGCCCGTCAGGTCGAGCCGGCGGAGGTCTTCGCGGCGGTCCGCCGCGCCGTTGTCGAGGTGCATCAGGTGGAGCCGGCGCTCGTCGTCCTGCTCAAGGCGGGCTCGATTCCCAAGACCTCGAGCGGCAAGGTGCAGCGGCGCCTGAGTCGGCGCCGTTGGTTGAAGGGCGAGGTCGAGGTGCTGGCCTCCTGGCCGGCCGCCGCCGGCGCCGAAGAGCCGGCGCCGCGGGCCGCGCGCCGCCGGGCGGTGATCGCCGGCCTGACGACCCTCGCGGCGCGCCTGCTGAAGGTCGCCGAGGAGGAGATCCGGCCCGACACGCCGCTGCCCCTCGACTCTCTCGCCGCCCTCGAGCTGCGCGGCGAGGTGGAGGCTTCCCTGGGGGTCGCTTTGCCCCTCGAAGAGCTCTTCGAGAGTCCCTCCCTGGAGCGTCTCGCGGAGTTGATCGCGGCGACTCCGGCGAAGGAGCCCGCGGCGGTCGAGGAGCCCGCTGTCCAGGACAAGATCGCTGGCGAGCCGGCGCCGGCCTGGCCCGAGGAGATGGATCTCTCCCTCGGGCAACGCGCCCTGTGGTTTCTCGAAAAGGTCGACCCCGGCCGCGATGCCTACCACATCGCTTTCGCCGGAGAGGTGGCGGCCGGGGTCTCCCGCGATGCCCTCGCGGACGCTTGGCAGCGCCTGACGCAGCGCCATCGGCTGCTGCGGGCGGGGGTGGTGGAGGTCGAGGGGGAGCCGCGGCTGCGGGTGGCGGCGGCTCCCGGCGAGCTCGAGACCGCTTCCTTCGCCGGCGACGGCCGCGACCTCGACGGCGAGCTGCAGCGTCAGGCGAGGCGACCTTTCGATCTCGCCAGCGGCGATCGCCTGGCGCGCTGTCGCTGGATCGACCGGCCCGGTGAACCGCCGATTTTGCTTTTCGTCTTCCACCATCTGGTGGCGGACCTCGGCTCCTTGGCGATCGTCGCTGCTGAGCTGGCGCGGCTCCTCGCCGAGCCCGCGGCAGAGCTCGCGCCCTTGACCGGCGATTACTCCGAGCTGGTCGCCGCCCAGCAGCCCGATCCCGAGCTCGGCCGCTTCTGGCATGACGAGCTCGATCCGCTGCCGGCGGCTCTCGAGCTGCCCCTCGACCGGTCGCGACCACCGGTGCAGCGCTTCACCGCTGGAGTCGAGCGCTTTCGCGTCCCCGGCGACGAGCTGGCGGCCTGGTGCCGCCGCCAGGGGGTGACTCCCTTTGTCGCTCTGCTGGCCGCCTACCAGGCATTCCTCGGCCGCCTCTCGGGGCAGCGGGTTTTCTGCGTCGGGGCGCCGGCGGCGGGTCGGGATCGCGCCAGCCGTCGGCTGGTGGGGTACTACGTCAACCCTTTGACCCTACGCGCCGATCTCACCGGCGAGCCCTCCTTCGAACGCCTGGCGGCGGACCTCAAGGAGCGCGTCCGGCGGGCCGTCGAGCATCAGGCTTACCCCTTCCCGCGGCTGGTGGAGGAGCTCCATCCGGAGCGCGATGCCAGCCGCTCGCCGCTCTTTCAGGCCTTCTTCTCCTACGCCCGGGGTCGTACCGGCGGTGGCGATCTCGGGGCCTTCGCCCTCGGCGAGGCCGGGGCCACCCTCGAGCTCGGGCCGCTGCGCTTCGAGCGTCGCGCCCTCGATCCGCAGGCCGCGGCCTTCGATCTCAGCTTGGCGATGGCGACCCGCGGCAGTGAGCTGGTGGGCTCCTTCACCTATGCCCGCGAGCTCTTCGACCAGGCCACCGTCGAGCGCTGGACGGCGAGCTTCGGGCGCTTTCTGGGCGAGCTCGTGGCCCGTCCCAAGGAGCCCTTTGGCCGCCTGCCGCTGTTGTCGTCGGAGGAGCGCCGGCAGATCCTTGTCGATTGGAACGACACCCTGCGCGAGGACTCCGGTGAAACCTTCCTCGAGCTGTTCGCGGCGCGGGTGGCGGCGCATCCCGGCCAGGCGGCCGTCTCGAGCGGTGACGAGGTCTTGAGCTACGGCGACCTCGACCGCGCCAGTCAACGCCTCGCCGAGCGCTTGCGCGGGCGCGGCATCGGGCCCGGCGATCGGGTCGGAGTCGCCGTGGCGCGCAGTCCGCGTCTGCTCGTCGCCCTCCTCGGCGTGCTGCGGGCGGGCGCCGCCTATGTGCCCCTCGACCTCGCTTTTCCGGCCCAGCGCTTGAGCTACATGATCGAGGACGCCGGTCTGCGACTGGTGCTCAGCGAGGCGGCGCGGGCCGACGATCTGCCGCCCCATCGCGTTCCGGTGCTCGACCTCGCCGAGGCGGCGTCCGGAGATCCCGTCGCCGACGCTCCGCGGCCGCGGCCGCTGGCCGGGGAAGACACCGCCTACGTCATCTACACCTCGGGCTCGACGGGGCGCCCCAAGGGGGTGGTGGTGCCGCACCGGGCGCTGCGCAACTTCCTGCTGGCGATGGCCGAGGAGCCGGGACTCGCGGCGGGTCAGTGCCTGCTGGCGGTGACCTCCCTGTCCTTCGACATCTCGGCCCTCGAGCTCTACCTGCCGTTGATCGTCGGTGGCCGCGTCGAGGTCGCCGGACGCGATGAGACCAGCGATGGCGAGGCCTTGGCGCGGCGCCTCGACACCTGCCGAGCCGATGCCATGCAGGCGACTCCGGCGACCTGGCGCATGTTGCTCGAAGCCGGTTGGCGGGGCCGCCCGCAGCTCGCGATGCTGTGCGGTGGCGAGGCTTTGCCCGGCGATCTCGCAGCCGAGCTCCTGCCCCGGGGCCGGGCGCTGTGGAATCTCTACGGCCCCACCGAAACCGCCGTCTGGTCGGCCTGTCAGCCGGTTTCTGGGGAGATCGCCGGCGAGGGTAGCGTGGCCCTCGGGCGGGCGATTCGCAACACCCGGCTGCTGGTGCTCGACGGTCACGGTGAGCCGTTGCCGATCGGCGTCGCCGGCGAGCTGTTGATCGGCGGGCGCGGGCTTGCCGACGGTTACCTGCAACGGCCGGCCCTCACCGCCGAGCGCTTCGTGCCCGATCCCCTCGCCGGCCAGCCCGGCGGCGGGGCGCCCGGGGCGCGCCTCTATCGCACCGGCGATCTGGTGCGCTGGCGGTCTGCTGGCGTTCTCGAGTTCCTCGGCCGCCTCGACCACCAGGTCAAAGTCCGGGGCCACCGCATCGAGCTCGGCGAGGTCGAGAGCGTGCTCAGCGCGGTACCGGGAGTCACCCAGGCGGTGGCGGTGGCGCGTCGGGACGGCGGTGGGGAGGCCGAGCTGGTGGCCTATGTCACCGCCGAGGAGAGCTTCGACGTCGACCTTCTGCGCGGCCTGGCGCGGCGCTCCTTGCCCGAATACATGGTGCCGTCGAGGTTGGTGCGCCTGGAGTCCTTTCCGCTCACTCCCAACGGCAAGGTCGATCGCCGGGCGCTGCCGGCGCCGCAGGCGGCACGCCCCAAGGTCGCTCCTCAACTTCCCGCCGGCTCCCTGGAGGCGACCCTCTCCCAGATCTGGTGCGATCTGCTCGGCCTCGAGGCGGTCGGCCTCGAGGACTCCTTCTTCGATCTCGGTGGCCACTCGCTGCTCCTCGGCAAGCTGCGCACGCGGCTGCGTCAGGAGCTCGATCGCGAGGTGGCGGTGGTCGACTTCTTCCGCTTTCCCACCATCACCTCCCTGGCCGATTTTCTGCGTGGGGATGGCGTGGGTGGCGGTTCGGCTTTGCGCCGGCGCCGTCGTATCGCTGGCAGTCTGGAAGGCGATTCCTCGGTGGCGATCGTCGGGCTGGCAGGGCGATTTCCGGGAGCCGCCGACGAGGCGGCCCTCTGGCAGCTCCTGACGGCCGGCCGCGAGGGTCTGCGAGATCTGACCGACGAGGAGCTTGTGGCGGCGGGGGTGTCGCCGGCGCAGGCCGGGGAGCCGGATTACGTGCGGCGCACCGGCGTACTCGCCGACTTTGACACCTTCGATGCCGCGGCCTTCGGCTTCACCGCCCGCGAAGCGGAGCTGCTCGATCCGCAGCATCGGGTGTTTCTGGAATGCGCCGTCGACGCCCTCGACAACGCCGGCCTCGATCCGCAGACCTATGGCGGCGCCATCGGCGTCTACGCCGGCGCCGGTCTCAACGGCTACCTGGTGCACCAGCTCGCCGCCGCTGCCGGTGCCGACACCGCCGCTGCTTACCAGGTGATGATCGGCAACGACAAGGACTTCCTGGCCACCCGCCTGTCCTACGAGCTCGATCTCTCGGGGCCCAGCTTGGCGGTGCAGACGGCCTGCTCGACCTCCCTGGTGGCGGTCCATCTGGCCTGTCGCAGCCTGCTCGCCGGCGAAGCCGACGCGGCCCTCGCCGGCGGCGTCTCGGTGGCGGTGCCGCACACCGCCGGCTACCGCTACCAGAACGGCATGATCCTGTCACCGGATGGCCAGTGCCGGCCCTTCGCCGCCGAGGCCGCCGGTACCGTGCGCGCCAGCGGTGCCGGTGTGGTGGTGCTCAAGCGACTGGCCGACGCCGAGGCCGATGGCGATCGCATCCGGGCGGTGATTCTCGGCTCGGCGATCAACAACGACGGCCGGCGCAAGATTGGCTACACGGCGCCGAGCGTCGATCGTCAGGCGGAGGTCATCGCCGAGGCGCAGGCGATCGCCGGCGTGGCGGCCGAGACGGTGACCTATGTCGAGGCCCACGGTACCGGCACCGAGCTCGGCGACCCGATCGAGATCGCCGCCCTGTCGCAGGTCTTCGGGGACGCCCGGGAGGTCGCCCTCGGGTCCGTCAAGGGCAACCTCGGCCACCTCGATGCGGCGGCCGGCGTGAGCGGCCTGATCAAAACCGTCCTCGCCCTCGAGCATGGTGAGCTGCCGCCCAATCTGCACCGCGGCGAGGTCGCCGAGGCGGTGCGCGAATCGCCCTTCCGGCCGGTCGCGGAAAGCACTTCCTGGCAGCGCCCGGACGGTGGCCGGCGGCGCGCCGGCGTCAGCAGCTTCGGCATCGGGGGCACCAATGCCCACCTGGTGGTGGAGGAGGCGTCGGATCCATCGCTCGCGGCGCCAGCGGAGGCCGGCGAGGAAGCCTTGCCGACCGCCGCCCAGGCCGAGGACGACGCCGTGCCCCAACTGGTGGTGCTGTCGGCCCACGACGGCCAGGCTCTCGATGAGCTCGGTCGCGATCTCGCGGCCCATCTGCGCAGCGACGAGGCGCCGCCGCTGGCCGCCGTCGCCCACACCCTGCAGACGGGTCGACGGCGGCTGGCCCATCGCCGGGTGCTGGTGGCTGGCGATGGCGCCGATGCCGCCTCCGCCCTCGATCCCCTCGACCCGGCGCGGGTGCTCGAGGCGCGCGGTGACGACGGCCGGGGCGAGAGCGGCCGTCGCGAGGTGGTGTTCCTGTTCCCCGGTCAGGGCGCCCAGCGTCCCGCCATGGGCAGCCAGCTCTATGGCGACGAGCCGGTCTTCCGGCAGGTCGTCGACCGCGCCTGTGACCACTACGGGACCGAGTTCGACCTGCGGGCGGTGCTCTTCGCCAGTGGCGAGGGCGGCGGCGAGGCGCTGCGCCAGACGCGCTGGACGCAGCCTGCTCTGTTCGTCTTCGAGACCGCCCTCGCCGAGCTCTGGAAGAGCTGGGGCATCTCGCCGGCGGCGATGCTCGGCCATTCGCTGGGGGAGTACGTCGCCGCCCACCGCGCCGGTGTCTTCTCTTTCGAGGCCGGCCTCGATCTGGTGCGGCGCCGCGGCGAGCTGATCCAGGCCCTGCCGGAGGGCTCGATGGCGGCGGTTTCCGCCCCCGCCGAAACGGTGGCGCCGACCTTGCCGCCGAGCCTGACGGTGGCCGCGATCAACGACCAGGCGACCTGCGTCGTCGCGGGATCGGGTGAGGCGCTGGAAGGCTGGATCGCCGGTTCCGGCCTGCGCGCTCGGCCGCTGGTCACCTCCCATGCCTTCCACTCGCCGATGATGGCGCCGGTCGAGGAACCACTGAAGGAGCTTTTCGCCGCCCTGCCCCTGGAGGCGCCGAAGATTCCCTATGTCTCCAACCTGACGGGCACCAGGATCACCGCCGAGCAGGCCACCGATCCGGCCTACTGGGCGGCCCACCTGCGTCAGCCGGTGCGCTTCGCCGACGGCCTCCGGCAGCTCGCCGGCGATCCGCGCCGGGTGCTCCTCGAGGTCGGGCCGGGGGAAACCTCTTTGACCTTCGCGCGCCGCCTCGGGGAAGGGGGCACTGGCTTCGCGCCGTCGGCGCTGGTGCCGACGCTGCCGGTGCCGGCCCTGGCGAAGGAAGAGGCCGCCAGTTTGCGCCGCGCCCTCGGCCGCCTCTGGCTCGGCGGAGTCGACATCGACTGGGCCGGGCTCTGGTCCCAGGGGGCTCCCACCAAGGTCGCCCTGCCGGCCTATCCCTGGCAGCGTCAACGCTACTGGGTGGAGAAGACAGTGTCCGCGGTCACCATCGGCGGTGGGGCTGCGCCGGGCGAAGCGGCGGTGGATCGCCTCTACGTGCCTTCCTGGAAACGCTCGCTGGCCGCAGCCCCGGTGCCTCAGAACGGCGATCCGCCGCCGGCTCACTGGCGGATCGTGGCGCCGGCCGAGCTGCCCTTGGCGGCAGCCCTGGTCCGCGAGCTCGAAGCTCGCGGTGTCGCCGTGGAGCGGGTCTCGCATCTCGATCTCGGCACGGCCGATAGCGTCGGCGATGGAGTGTTGGTCGACCTACGGCCGGGGGCCGGCGCTGGCGCCGAGTCCTTCGATCACTGGATGGCCCTCGGCCAGGCCCTCGCCGCGGATCCGTCGACGGTGCCTCGGCAGGTAGTGGCGGTGACCGCCGGCCAGCTCGCGGTGACCGGTGGCGAAACGGCCGATCCCGACGGTTTGGCCCTGCTGGGGCCCCTGCGGGTGATGGCCCAGGAGGTGCCGGGGCTGGTCAGCCGTCACCTCGACCTCGAGGCGTCGGCCTTCGTCACCGAAGAGGCGGCCGTCGCCGACTGGGCGCGAACCCTCGCCGCCGAGCTTCTCGACGAGCGGGGCGACCGCACCGTCGCCGTGCGCGGGCCCTATCGCTGGCTGCCGACCTTCGAAGAGTTGCCGCAGCTCGCCGACGACGACTTCCGGCTGCGGGATGGCGTCTATCTGGTGCTGGGTGCCTTCGGCACTGTCGGTCGCGCCCTGACCTCGGCCCTCGTCGACCTCGGTGCCGCAGAGCTACTGCTGGTCGGGCGGACCGCCGGGGGGACCCTCTCGGCCGATCGGCAAGAGTGGCTGCGAGGCCTCGAAGAACGCGGCGTCAAAGTGCATCGGGAGTCCCTCGACGCCGCCGACGGGGCCGCCCTCGGGCGACTCGTCGCGGCCTGGTCGGAGCGCTTGCGGGGGGTGGTCGAAGCCGCCGGCGCCGGCGGCCTCGCGTCGGCCCGGGCCCTCGGCGAAGAACGCCCCGAGAGCTGGGGACGAACCTTCGCCGAGCGCCGCGCCCTGCTCACCGCCCTCGATCACGCCCTGGCCGGCGTCGAGCTCGATTTCTGCCTGCTCAGCTCGTCCCTGGCCGGCGAGCTCGGTGGCCTCGGCTATGCCGCCTACGGCGCCGCCCATCGCTGGGGTGATGCCTTCTGCGAGCGGCCGTCGCGGCCGGTGCCCTGGACCAGCATCGCCTGGGACAACTGGCGAGGTCCCGGGGCCGAAGGGCCGGAGGCCCTCGACGGCGAGCGCGGCGGCGCCCTGCTGCGCCGCGTTCTCGCCAGCCGCCAGACGGGGCGGGTGCTGGCCTTGGTGGGTGATCTGGCGACGCGCTACCAGCGCTCTGTAGAGCAGCCGGCAGAAGCTCGCCAGCCTCTGGTCGGCGGCGCCGCGGCGCAGCAGCGGCCCGACCTGCAGAGCCCCTTCGTGGCACCCGGCGATGCCCTGGAGAAGGCCCTGGCGGAGATCTGGAGCCGGGCCCTGGGAGTCGCGCCGGTAGGGATTCACGACAACTTCTTCGAGCTCGGCGGGACCTCCCTCGTCGGCATTCAGACGATGGCCGAGGTCAATCAGCGCTTCGCCGCCGAAGTGCCGGCGGTGGGGCTCTACGAAGGCCCGACCATCCATGCCCTCGCCGAGCTGCTGCGCGCCGCCCTACCGGGTGCCGCCAACGGCGATCCGGCCCCCGAGGCCAAGCTCAGCGCCGGCCAGGCGCGCGGCGACCGACGGCGCCAGGCGGCGCGCCGCCGGAGCTCGCGCGTGCCGGTGGGCGGGGAGGGGCGATGA